A section of the Pleuronectes platessa chromosome 7, fPlePla1.1, whole genome shotgun sequence genome encodes:
- the synm gene encoding synemin: protein MLPFKRTFEGEKQQLQKLNSRLAQYLCRTKQLEQDNAHLVSEIHKLRQAKTAGWEPRYKAEMRDLREMLGQLSMEKSQAEMEREKLWRELQLVQGLCSEQTGVCRDISGELQGCEKELHLAHQTNSGLQQRLFQLESQYKSMEEAHRQEKERLRRQVDSRMVPIMTQTYRGPPVASVEEVQEYARGLSEGWMETFDMYQQKVEEMEQSIRADQAKLGDLQREKMLYASEMDKLRTEAEKRGNAQMRLEEQLMHMQEKIHVDSGQYQMIIEQLEHERNAMADTIEAKMREHQHLLQVKMDLGKEVAAYRALLEGERVGLQDAHPRVNQHQRERIIDIKMPAQPYKPRASILTTRPHTDIRYRPQTSSLSRSPMRPSGSISPSRVIPISVASRDRYQSPESRRDMISFNKARAAASATATTAAAKDEQTRRSENPMSHSVQKPTAEGETVKIKQVSSTENQSSAIKSSTPETKSVRVVAPSMMMLSMKTEQENQKQLLDEEEMDSVYDSEFEDKGRRGYTMSPSEKKILDSVSVEEIIEKVIKPAGLDAKVCSSGESKIRYHVEKTEQEDGTFKTQIVLESKVEEELDFSEDSALEELMSQGVKKVSLEDIEDTETGSMIKNILSGLQGAENLRNKSVNVEIIEEPVDSYSDEEQEVEEKSRSTFYGPSSTYFQIEELENVPDDAPGRGIDDDDDAMKSSRSDTDQSKGGSVHVQQVSRHSESSYFSHGQEPHEYFVSTPDDNLSETEDGGGMSSCGHYGIVDDLSDERYYQDESLSRKRVIVEEGDEYKFMSDDNDFVKESFPESIIEEEVCVSPVVQESVLEFLREDSLEPKEQLEGALEKLQSSVSGPLREELAFLTKLSKDSTQNVSVKKVQQSSDNGTMTIVAELNVSQSLEDSGLLEEGDDLSEEQIMAAFRSSNLGFDGGAGGGYSFRISKEEDVAYDDEFEVFANQEESGSEITEKRIKLEPSEKSSEASSESQTTEKPLKISQEKRVATIYLESQDD, encoded by the exons ATGTTGCCTTTCAAGAGAACTTTTGAGGGcgagaagcagcagctgcagaagctCAACAGCAGACTGGCTCAGTATCTGTGCAGGACCAAGCAGCTGGAGCAGGACAACGCGCATCTGGTGAGCGAGATCCATAAACTCAGGCAGGCGAAGACTGCGGGATGGGAGCCGAGGTACAAGGCCGAGATGCGGGACCTGAGGGAGATGCTGGGGCAGCTGTCGATGGAGAAGTCCCAGGCGGAGATGGAGCGGGAGAAGCTGTGGAGGGAGCTGCAGCTGGTCCAGGGTCTGTGCAGCGAGCAGACAGGGGTGTGCCGGGACATCAGCGGGGAGCTGCAGGGCTGCGAGAAGGAGCTCCACCTCGCCCACCAGACCAACAGTGGCCTCCAGCAGCGGCTCTTCCAGCTCGAGAGCCAATATAAAAGCATGGAGGAAGCGCACAGGCAGGAGAAGGAGCGTCTCCGGCGTCAGGTGGACTCCCGGATGGTGCCCATCATGACGCAAACTTACCGCGGGCCTCCGGTGGCCTCcgtggaggaggtgcaggagtaCGCGCGGGGTCTGTCCGAGGGCTGGATGGAGACGTTTGACATGTACCAGCagaaggtggaggagatggagcagTCGATCAGAGCGGACCAGGCGAAGCTGGGTGACCTGCAGAGGGAGAAGATGCTGTACGCGTCAGAGATGGACAAATTACGCACGGAGGCGGAGAAACGGGGCAACGCTCAGATGCGTCTGGAAGAGCAACTGATGCACATGCAGGAAAAAATCCATGTGGACTCGGGTCAATATCAG aTGATTATAGAGCAGCTGGAGCACGAGAGAAACGCGATGGCCGACACCATAGAAGCAAAGATGCGAGAACATCAGCACCTTCTCCAGGTGAAGATGGATCTGGGCAAGGAGGTGGCTGCCTACAG GGCTCTCCTGGAGGGTGAAAGAGTGGGTCTTCAAGATGCTCATCCGAGGGTGAATcagcatcagagagagagaataatag ATATCAAGATGCCTGCTCAACCCTACAAACCAAGGGCTTCCATCCTAACAACCAGGCCACACACGGACATCAGGTACAGGCCACAGACGTCAAGCCTGAGTAGATCCCCCATGCGTCCCTCTGGGTCCATAAGTCCCTCTAGAGTCATTCCTATTTCAGTTGCAAGCAGAGATCGTTATCAAAGTCCCGAATCCAGAAGGGACATGATCTCATTCAACAAAGCTCGGGCTGCCGCTTCTGCCACTGCCACCACCGCGGCTGCCAAAGATGAACAAACAAGAAGGAGTGAAAACCCCATGAGTCACAGTGTGCAAAAACCAACAGCAGAGGGGGAAACTGTGAAAATCAAACAAGTCTCTTCAACGGAAAACCAAAGCAGTGCCATCAAGTCTTCTACTCCTGAGACCAAATCTGTGAGAGTCGTGGCCCCGTCGATGATGATGCTGAGCATGAAAACTGAACAAGAAAACCAAAAGCAACTCTTGGATGAAGAGGAGATGGATTCTGTATATGACAGCGAGTTCGAAGACAAAGGGAGAAGAGGGTATACGATGAGCCCAAGTGAGAAGAAGATATTAGACTCTGTGTCGGTAGAGGAGATCATTGAGAAGGTGATTAAACCAGCTGGTTTGGATGCTAAGGTTTGCTCATCGGGAGAATCCAAGATCAGATATCATGTTGAGAAAACCGAGCAGGAGGACGGCACGTTTAAAACACAGATTGTGCTGGAGTCCAAAGTGGAGGAAGAGCTGGATTTTTCGGAAGACTCTGCCCTGGAGGAACTTATGAGCCAAGGCGTGAAGAAGGTGTCACTGGAGGACATCGAGGACACGGAAACAGGAAGCATGATCAAGAATATTTTAAGTGGCCTGCAGGGAGCAGAGAACCTGCGAAATAAGTCTGTCAATGTGGAAATCATTGAGGAACCGGTGGACTCTTacagtgatgaagagcaggaggttGAAGAGAAGTCCAGATCCACTTTTTATGGCCCCTCTTCAACATATTTCCAAATTGAGGAGCTAGAAAACGTCCCTGATGATGCACCAGGACGGGggattgatgatgatgatgatgccatGAAATCCTCCAGGTCAGACACAGATCAGTCCAAGGGCGGATCTGTTCATGTTCAACAGGTCTCTAGACATAGTGAATCTTCATACTTCTCCCACGGCCAAGAGCCTCATGAGTATTTTGTCTCCACACCAGATGATAACCTTTCTGAAACCGAGGACGGTGGTGGCATGTCCTCTTGTGGCCACTATGGCATTGTTGATGACCTGTCAGATGAGAGGTACTACCAAGATGAAAGTCTTTCACGGAAAAGAGTGATTGTAGAGGAAGGGGATGAATACAAGTTCATGTCAGACGACAACGACTTTGTCAAAGAGAGTTTCCCAGAGTCCATCATTGAAGAAGAGGTTTGTGTTTCCCCTGTGGTGCAGGAGTCAGTGCTGGAATTCCTAAGAGAGGACTCCTTGGAGCCcaaggagcagctggagggagCTCTAGAGAAGCTACAAAGCTCCGTTTCTGGTCCTCTGAGGGAGGAGTTGGCTTTCCTCACCAAGTTGAGTAAAGACAGCACACAAAATGTGTCTGTCAAAAAAGTGCAGCAGTCAAGTGACAATGGAACCATGACAATAGTTGCCGAGCTAAATGTCTCTCAATCTCTGGAAGACTCTGGGCTGCTGGAGGAAGGAGATGATCTGTCTGAGGAGCAGATCATGGCAGCATTCAGATCGTCCAACCTTGGGTTTGACGGTGGTGCTGGAGGAGGGTACAGCTTCAGAATTTCCAAAGAAGAGGATGTTGCTTATGACGACGAGTTTGAAGTCTTTGCAAACCAAGAAGAATCTGGGTCTGAAATCACTGAGAAACGCATCAAACTAGAGCCGTCAGAGAAATCCTCTGAGGCATCTTCAGAGTCtcaaaccacagagaaaccactAAAGATTTCTCAAGAGAAAAGAGTTGCAACAATATACCTTGAAAGCCAAGATGATTAA